The following DNA comes from Candidatus Thermokryptus mobilis.
TTATGGTTTTCTACAGGAGAGCTCAATCCAGTTTCTTGCGAATGGATTTAAATTTGCGTCCTTTTCTTTTGCCTGTGATGTCACTTTTCTCACTGCGAATTTTAGCGCTTCGCTTTTCTGCTGAAGCGTGAATTTGTCAGTGTCTTCCATATCTATGAAGACACCGTATATAAATGCGTCATATTCGCTTATTGCGAGCATTGCCTTTTCGCTCAATTCAACCCTTACGCTTTCAATTTTGTCAACGACAAGACCTGAATTTTCAATTTTCATCCTGTAGTCCTCAACGGATAGTATTTCAAATGTTTGAGCGTTTTTATCCCTTTTTCTGCCAAGGTATTGGAAGGCGTAAAGTTTAAGCAAGCCCCAATATTTAACTGTATCCTGCGTGTATGATTCTTTCGTGAAGGTTGAATTAACGAAAAGTTTCCCATTGTGTTTTAATACGGTTGCAATA
Coding sequences within:
- a CDS encoding class I SAM-dependent methyltransferase; translated protein: MQNPRSQFQTTQEEREFFNFDLFSEQKEYQEVNEKFIDKTFPNEIIENEPTILDIACGTGLVTSILLKKVNGAKCKIIGIDPNPASIQIAKNKLKGYGETKIEFYECYAQEILNLIPPESVDIVYFCNAIHEIPTDEAKQESLNAIATVLKHNGKLFVNSTFTKESYTQDTVKYWGLLKLYAFQYLGRKRDKNAQTFEILSVEDYRMKIENSGLVVDKIESVRVELSEKAMLAISEYDAFIYGVFIDMEDTDKFTLQQKSEALKFAVRKVTSQAKEKDANLNPFARNWIELSCRKP